Proteins from one uncultured Anaeromusa sp. genomic window:
- a CDS encoding aromatic acid exporter family protein, which produces MKIGARVIKTGIAVAITMFICKLLDLEPAFFGAVSAVINMQPSIFLSFRAAKDQILVHILGVLAGFCFGYFLGVTPLSAGLIVILLIPLYIKLDLHSGITMGIVAALFVLSSSTEEFLVHALARTGVIFVGLGAAMLINVVLWPPRYNQALKGKLRQANEAAVLYFCRAVQEYVGLEGSAQPQIEPEEKKRIYKLNKEARQLLELMSRERYLGVSSKEQPKEWLTQAEKLIDYNESIVKKANRIFDLLPTRVERRHGVGDPPVSEEFRAILEVLESGCTIVIRVNGKLRTVIIDEGTVQIEEISEEYWETLTHAIEQWQPRFEGSYYMHGLLEVAVIANEIKWATRQAKILLQESVEAEP; this is translated from the coding sequence TTGAAAATTGGAGCTAGAGTCATTAAGACCGGCATTGCCGTGGCTATTACCATGTTTATCTGTAAGCTGCTGGACTTGGAGCCGGCTTTTTTCGGCGCTGTGTCAGCGGTTATTAATATGCAGCCCTCTATTTTTTTGAGTTTTCGGGCGGCGAAGGATCAGATTTTGGTCCATATTTTAGGCGTCTTGGCCGGCTTTTGCTTTGGCTATTTTTTGGGAGTGACGCCTCTTTCGGCAGGCTTGATCGTTATTTTGCTTATCCCTTTGTATATCAAGCTGGATTTGCATAGCGGCATCACCATGGGTATTGTGGCGGCTCTATTTGTGCTGAGCTCTAGTACAGAAGAGTTTTTGGTGCACGCTTTGGCCAGAACCGGCGTTATTTTTGTCGGGTTGGGCGCAGCGATGCTGATCAATGTGGTTTTATGGCCGCCGCGCTATAATCAAGCGCTGAAAGGAAAACTACGGCAGGCGAATGAAGCGGCGGTGCTTTATTTTTGTCGGGCTGTCCAAGAATACGTCGGTCTGGAGGGGAGCGCACAGCCCCAGATTGAGCCGGAAGAAAAGAAACGAATTTATAAGCTGAATAAGGAAGCCAGGCAGCTCTTGGAGCTGATGAGCCGCGAGCGTTATTTGGGGGTGTCCTCCAAGGAGCAGCCGAAGGAATGGCTGACGCAGGCGGAAAAATTGATCGACTATAACGAATCCATTGTGAAAAAAGCAAATCGTATTTTTGATTTGCTGCCTACGCGGGTGGAGCGTCGCCATGGCGTGGGAGATCCGCCAGTGAGCGAGGAATTTAGGGCAATTTTAGAAGTGCTCGAAAGTGGCTGTACTATCGTCATTCGGGTAAACGGCAAGCTGCGTACGGTGATTATTGACGAAGGAACGGTGCAAATAGAAGAAATTAGCGAGGAATATTGGGAAACGCTGACCCATGCCATTGAGCAATGGCAGCCGCGGTTCGAAGGCAGCTACTATATGCACGGCCTGCTCGAAGTGGCGGTGATTGCCAATGAAATCAAATGGGCGACGCGGCAGGCGAAAATTCTGTTGCAGGAAAGCGTGGAAGCAGAACCTTGA
- a CDS encoding bile acid:sodium symporter family protein has translation MKFLEMLARGICKGMPLWVVIFSALAFFQPAPFKAIGPYISYMLGIIMLGMGLTMSLEDFRLVFTRPKDVFYGVFFRYLIMPIVGVSIAYALELPPALAAGMVLLGACPSGTGSNVMTYLAKGDTALSVTVSSVNTILAPVLTTYLFSMLAGGLIPIDSWALFLDIVKIVLVPVGLGVFLHTIAPNAVNKMTKVVPAVSVLFIVAIIASVVALNASKMATMALVICAAVCIHNVAGLLLGYGAGRAVGMPEKKSRAITFEIGMENSGLAVALALAHLDPMAALPGALMSVWEYIIGSLLAGYWASKPVEEESEQEQAA, from the coding sequence ATGAAATTTTTAGAGATGTTGGCGCGGGGAATTTGCAAGGGAATGCCGTTGTGGGTGGTGATTTTTTCAGCGCTGGCTTTTTTTCAGCCGGCGCCCTTTAAAGCGATTGGCCCGTATATTTCCTATATGCTGGGGATTATCATGCTGGGGATGGGCCTGACTATGTCCTTGGAGGACTTTCGCTTAGTTTTTACAAGGCCTAAGGATGTTTTTTACGGCGTGTTTTTTCGGTATTTGATTATGCCGATCGTTGGCGTCAGCATTGCTTATGCGCTGGAACTGCCGCCGGCGCTGGCGGCAGGGATGGTTCTTTTGGGCGCTTGTCCCAGCGGTACGGGCTCCAATGTGATGACGTATCTGGCGAAAGGCGATACCGCTCTTTCGGTGACGGTGTCCAGCGTGAACACCATCTTGGCGCCAGTACTGACGACGTACTTGTTTTCTATGTTGGCAGGCGGCTTAATTCCCATTGACAGTTGGGCGCTATTCCTGGATATTGTCAAAATTGTGCTGGTGCCCGTAGGGCTGGGGGTTTTTCTGCATACCATTGCTCCTAATGCGGTCAATAAGATGACTAAAGTGGTTCCTGCGGTGTCTGTTCTCTTTATTGTGGCGATTATTGCTTCCGTTGTGGCGCTGAATGCGTCGAAGATGGCAACAATGGCCTTGGTTATCTGCGCCGCTGTGTGCATTCACAATGTAGCAGGTTTGCTGTTGGGCTATGGCGCTGGCCGCGCCGTGGGCATGCCGGAGAAAAAATCCCGCGCCATTACTTTTGAAATCGGCATGGAAAATTCCGGCTTGGCCGTAGCCTTGGCGTTGGCGCATTTAGATCCTATGGCGGCGCTTCCAGGGGCGTTAATGAGCGTTTGGGAATACATTATCGGCAGCTTGCTGGCAGGGTACTGGGCCAGCAAGCCTGTGGAAGAAGAATCAGAGCAAGAGCAAGCGGCATAG
- a CDS encoding EAL domain-containing protein — protein MPQPQKSMHFSLRIIVLGLLAFLLFNSANYYYLSTSSYQHLSEENKIYSETVALSVASFLEMAFRLGSEMSQDAEIQNSSPQKQQNYLLDRFSQQGLFENLILQRVPDGAQTARVRGLAAAHPDRWWFQQMLRDPQPFISPSFYAFSSDQQSPATVIGLFFPIFHDDALSAVLAALIRVDGLQERVGQFYRSDGRYVYVLDQEGTVVVHPDSQQTKEHYNYKLAQKTLVARNSEGHVLVENNNYQLTSSGISLPAGLQEAAKSALNGAQGTVEYKAGDGETFFCTYAPIRLPGYSASWAILTIQNKNLALAPLRNTALTHGLLSFLIFAGLSVLLLRQSRAIDLGTQQLRQTNSVLQEEVSERVRAEVELTAANEELVAMNEELLAVTDELHRNNDQLHSEIRSREEKEAQLRLRERQHQAMVQLLADNTAALDAQLQGMLDSALQLADAQDGHIAFWEEKSMHVRYASGSHTAYLGRALLENEGLFPQLLATRKLQYVEDYQAFSNRINRPPWNQLRTAIMVPLTSHEQLIGCLTLTWQDAIRPLAFDEQGMLQQYADLAVLALQGAQLQESLQSELAQRKKLHEEISRIAFQDALTGLQNRASLMARLEEELRPQQSTLRNGSIFFVDLDDLKSINDNFGHFAGDTIIIASGQKLSETLAHYNAFIARLGGDEFIALLPGCVDPTELSRLADLLVQNLCHDYLLSTTTVRVSGSIGIASYPRDGASVEELIKKADNAMYAAKAAGRNCWRFFEDDMLREAQEKLLLTNSLRRALENDELSLVFQPQLSLADNRLAGFEALLRWQSPTHGNVSPARFIPLAEQSQLIIPIGAWVLQQACLFLQTLAIAGYGHIRVAVNLSSKQLADGQIVATVRDALTEAGIAPQQLELEITESALLTALDESCSKLQQLKNLGVSLALDDFGTGYSSITHLRLFPVEILKIDKSFIDTIITQEDDSLVNSLIHFAQSLKLQVVAEGVETQEQLEYLRHYDCDLIQGYYFSRPLPADEALLLLKKHVQNRTI, from the coding sequence ATGCCTCAGCCGCAAAAAAGCATGCATTTTTCTCTACGAATTATTGTTCTGGGCTTATTGGCATTTCTCCTTTTCAATAGTGCTAATTACTATTATTTATCGACTTCCTCCTATCAACACCTCAGCGAAGAAAATAAGATTTATTCTGAAACGGTAGCGCTCAGTGTCGCTTCTTTTTTAGAAATGGCCTTTCGCCTCGGAAGTGAAATGTCACAAGATGCTGAAATCCAAAACAGCTCTCCACAAAAACAACAAAACTATCTCCTCGACCGTTTTTCCCAACAGGGCTTATTTGAAAACCTTATCCTCCAGCGCGTCCCGGACGGCGCCCAAACGGCTCGTGTGCGCGGCCTTGCCGCCGCTCACCCGGACCGTTGGTGGTTCCAACAAATGCTGCGCGACCCCCAACCTTTTATTAGTCCTTCTTTTTATGCCTTCAGCAGCGACCAGCAAAGCCCCGCCACGGTCATCGGCCTCTTTTTTCCTATTTTCCACGACGACGCCTTGAGTGCTGTTTTGGCAGCTTTAATACGCGTTGACGGTTTGCAAGAAAGAGTTGGGCAATTTTATCGCAGCGACGGACGTTATGTTTATGTACTGGACCAGGAGGGAACCGTCGTAGTTCACCCAGACTCTCAACAAACCAAAGAACACTATAATTATAAACTTGCGCAAAAAACGCTGGTAGCTCGCAACTCCGAAGGTCATGTTTTAGTGGAAAACAATAATTATCAACTGACTTCCAGCGGCATTTCTCTTCCCGCCGGCTTGCAAGAAGCCGCCAAGTCAGCGCTCAACGGCGCCCAGGGAACCGTGGAGTACAAAGCAGGAGATGGAGAAACTTTTTTCTGCACCTACGCCCCGATTCGCCTCCCCGGCTATTCCGCTTCCTGGGCCATTTTAACGATCCAAAACAAAAATCTGGCCCTAGCGCCGCTCCGCAATACCGCTCTTACTCACGGTTTGCTCTCTTTCCTGATTTTCGCGGGTCTTTCAGTCTTATTGCTGCGTCAAAGTCGCGCCATTGATTTGGGCACCCAACAGCTTCGCCAAACCAATAGCGTTCTGCAAGAAGAAGTTTCAGAACGGGTGCGAGCGGAGGTTGAGCTTACCGCCGCTAACGAAGAGCTGGTGGCCATGAATGAGGAGTTACTGGCTGTCACTGATGAGCTGCACCGAAATAACGACCAATTACATAGTGAAATTCGGAGCCGCGAGGAAAAAGAAGCGCAATTACGGCTACGTGAACGTCAGCATCAAGCAATGGTGCAACTATTAGCGGACAATACCGCCGCTTTGGATGCTCAGCTACAAGGCATGCTGGATAGTGCGTTACAGCTAGCCGACGCCCAAGATGGACATATCGCCTTTTGGGAAGAAAAAAGCATGCATGTGCGCTATGCCAGCGGCAGCCATACCGCTTATTTAGGTAGGGCGTTACTTGAAAACGAAGGACTTTTCCCGCAGCTTCTCGCCACTAGAAAACTGCAATATGTGGAAGATTACCAAGCTTTCTCCAACCGCATAAACCGCCCTCCCTGGAATCAACTCCGCACCGCCATTATGGTGCCGTTAACTTCTCACGAACAGCTTATCGGCTGCTTGACGCTAACCTGGCAGGATGCAATCCGCCCTTTGGCCTTTGATGAACAAGGCATGCTGCAGCAATACGCTGATTTGGCCGTACTGGCTTTGCAAGGAGCGCAACTGCAAGAGAGCCTGCAGTCAGAGCTGGCGCAACGCAAAAAGCTTCATGAAGAAATCAGCCGCATTGCTTTTCAGGATGCTCTTACAGGCCTGCAAAATCGCGCGAGCCTGATGGCTCGCCTCGAGGAAGAGCTACGCCCGCAACAGAGTACTCTGCGAAACGGTTCCATTTTTTTCGTCGATTTGGACGACCTAAAAAGCATCAATGATAATTTCGGTCATTTCGCCGGCGATACCATCATTATCGCTTCCGGTCAAAAATTATCGGAAACCCTTGCCCACTACAACGCTTTCATCGCTCGCCTTGGCGGCGATGAATTCATCGCCCTTTTGCCTGGCTGTGTCGATCCGACGGAATTAAGCCGCCTTGCCGATTTACTGGTGCAAAATTTATGTCATGACTACCTCTTGTCCACCACTACGGTTCGCGTTTCCGGCAGTATCGGCATTGCCTCTTATCCTCGCGACGGCGCCTCGGTCGAAGAATTAATCAAGAAAGCGGACAACGCCATGTATGCCGCCAAGGCGGCCGGGCGCAACTGTTGGCGTTTTTTCGAAGACGACATGCTGCGCGAAGCCCAAGAAAAGCTGCTTTTGACAAACAGTCTCCGACGCGCCCTGGAGAATGATGAATTATCCCTTGTTTTCCAACCTCAACTCTCCTTGGCAGATAATCGCCTAGCAGGTTTTGAAGCGCTTCTGCGCTGGCAGAGCCCTACGCACGGAAACGTTTCACCGGCCCGATTCATCCCGCTTGCGGAACAAAGCCAGCTCATCATCCCTATCGGCGCCTGGGTACTGCAGCAAGCATGCCTCTTCCTGCAAACGCTTGCTATCGCAGGTTACGGTCATATTCGCGTGGCGGTCAATCTTTCTTCAAAGCAATTAGCCGACGGCCAGATTGTTGCTACAGTCCGTGATGCATTAACGGAAGCCGGTATCGCACCACAGCAATTGGAGCTTGAGATTACCGAGAGTGCTTTATTAACGGCTCTTGACGAAAGCTGTTCCAAACTGCAGCAGTTGAAAAACTTAGGCGTCAGTCTGGCCTTAGATGATTTTGGAACCGGCTACTCGTCAATCACGCATTTGCGCCTTTTCCCTGTGGAGATTCTAAAAATAGACAAATCCTTTATTGATACCATCATTACCCAAGAAGATGACAGCCTTGTGAACTCGCTGATTCATTTTGCCCAAAGCCTAAAACTGCAAGTGGTCGCCGAGGGCGTAGAAACGCAGGAACAGTTGGAATATCTTCGCCACTATGATTGCGACCTCATCCAAGGCTACTACTTCAGCCGCCCCCTCCCCGCCGACGAAGCCCTGCTTTTGCTGAAAAAGCACGTGCAAAATCGCACAATCTGA
- a CDS encoding diguanylate cyclase, with the protein MQRKCGDFTMEMEIRKVFEEYLQVYLAKRDFQEMAKMFHSNLTGYGTGEDEQGFSRTDMEALFTRELAQCPASIQCCCDYVHVQVLAENVGLVMAGLKLVAPVALGPVSFENLRCTTVWKKQNERWLLCHLHLSQAQANLAPGEAFPFQELEERTQKLEELVQERTKELTNALAKLEAAVATDSLTGLCNRRKFDELLQRELGRLQRFGKTASIILGDIDYFKEVNDRYGHLVGDEMLCLVSRVLVKGVRRVDTVARWGGEEFIFLLPETDCKGAAQVAEKLRVLVEAQENSYGASLSMSFGVAEYRPEEEADSWLRRVDAALYQAKRQGRNRVEIK; encoded by the coding sequence ATGCAAAGGAAATGCGGTGATTTTACGATGGAAATGGAAATTCGCAAGGTCTTTGAGGAATACCTGCAGGTCTATCTGGCGAAACGGGACTTTCAAGAAATGGCGAAAATGTTTCATTCTAATCTTACCGGTTACGGTACAGGGGAAGATGAGCAAGGCTTTTCTCGGACGGACATGGAGGCTTTGTTTACCAGGGAGTTAGCGCAGTGTCCTGCTTCGATACAATGCTGCTGCGACTATGTTCATGTGCAGGTGTTAGCGGAAAACGTGGGGCTGGTTATGGCTGGGTTGAAGCTTGTGGCGCCAGTAGCTTTGGGACCGGTTTCTTTTGAAAATTTGCGCTGCACTACGGTGTGGAAAAAACAAAATGAACGTTGGCTGCTTTGCCATCTCCATTTATCTCAGGCTCAAGCGAATTTGGCTCCAGGAGAAGCGTTTCCATTTCAAGAACTGGAAGAACGGACGCAGAAGCTGGAAGAATTAGTGCAGGAGCGGACTAAAGAGTTAACTAATGCACTAGCGAAACTGGAGGCAGCCGTAGCGACAGATTCTCTGACCGGGCTATGCAATCGGCGGAAGTTCGATGAGCTGTTGCAAAGAGAGCTGGGGCGACTGCAGCGCTTTGGCAAGACGGCGTCTATTATTCTCGGGGATATAGATTATTTTAAAGAAGTCAATGATCGGTATGGTCATCTTGTAGGAGATGAGATGTTATGTTTGGTGAGTCGCGTTTTAGTCAAAGGAGTAAGGCGAGTAGATACGGTGGCCCGCTGGGGAGGGGAAGAATTTATTTTTTTACTTCCGGAGACAGATTGCAAGGGCGCGGCCCAAGTGGCTGAAAAGCTGCGTGTATTAGTAGAAGCGCAGGAAAATTCGTATGGAGCCTCATTATCTATGAGTTTTGGCGTTGCGGAGTATCGGCCCGAGGAAGAGGCGGATTCTTGGCTGCGTCGGGTGGATGCCGCCTTATATCAGGCTAAGCGGCAAGGGCGTAATCGCGTGGAAATAAAGTAA
- a CDS encoding TRAP transporter substrate-binding protein: MLTNRFRHIALALTVLSLLLFAGCASLPLSISEEKKVLRLGTETDAASHESRGAQKLADLVRERSGGSLEIQVYPNAKLGSMRDRNENMRMGTVDMGTSSVGFLSTYEPLTAIFDSPYLYQSKAHEMRVFDGPIGREIDKSLQKSGLRVLCYFDAGARQITNNRKPVRTVQDLKGLRLRVPQSQASIEGLKILGATPTPLPFSETYDILRQQVLDGQENPISLVFHNKLYEVQKYLSLTNHQYFIQVLLISEKTWQTLSKRQQTLLLDAAKEAQSYERELVASEEAELLYQLSNKGLEINEVENPEEFFTKARPLRELYVRRYGQQAKDLLEQIDALRQ; the protein is encoded by the coding sequence ATGTTAACCAATCGTTTCCGGCACATCGCTTTGGCGCTTACCGTCCTCAGCTTACTGCTCTTCGCAGGCTGCGCCTCCTTGCCGCTAAGCATTTCCGAAGAAAAAAAAGTACTCCGCCTGGGAACGGAAACCGACGCCGCGTCGCATGAGAGCCGCGGCGCTCAAAAGTTAGCCGACTTAGTTCGCGAACGCTCGGGAGGTTCTCTAGAAATCCAAGTATATCCTAATGCTAAATTGGGCAGCATGCGGGACCGCAATGAAAACATGCGCATGGGCACCGTCGATATGGGAACTTCCTCCGTAGGATTTTTAAGCACCTATGAACCTTTAACTGCTATTTTTGACTCGCCTTATTTGTACCAAAGCAAAGCGCATGAAATGCGTGTTTTCGACGGCCCCATCGGGCGCGAAATAGATAAAAGCCTCCAAAAAAGCGGTTTGCGCGTCCTTTGCTATTTCGACGCTGGCGCAAGGCAAATTACGAACAACCGCAAACCCGTTCGCACGGTTCAAGATCTGAAAGGACTGCGTCTGCGAGTACCCCAAAGCCAAGCCAGCATTGAAGGATTAAAAATTTTAGGCGCAACCCCCACTCCTCTCCCCTTTAGCGAAACCTATGATATTTTGCGGCAGCAAGTCCTTGACGGCCAAGAAAATCCCATTTCCTTGGTCTTTCACAATAAACTTTACGAAGTACAAAAATATCTTTCCCTTACCAATCATCAGTATTTTATCCAAGTGTTGCTCATCAGCGAAAAAACGTGGCAAACCCTTTCCAAGCGGCAGCAAACCCTCTTGCTGGACGCCGCCAAAGAGGCCCAGTCTTACGAACGCGAGCTGGTCGCTTCGGAAGAAGCAGAGCTGCTTTATCAACTGAGCAACAAAGGCCTGGAAATCAACGAGGTGGAAAACCCAGAAGAATTCTTTACCAAAGCTCGCCCGTTGCGCGAATTATATGTGCGGCGCTACGGACAGCAAGCCAAAGATCTGCTGGAGCAAATTGACGCGTTGCGCCAATAA
- a CDS encoding PhzF family phenazine biosynthesis protein: MQYFHVDVFAEKPLQGNGLTVVFPPLDMVKTAGLLALAQEFKQFESIFLYRKKLGLARARIFTVEEELAFAGHPLLGAAAVLHELDYPGAAQAELKLVLSRSEVVLRSKRLPGAFQVEMDLGKTQFSRVLSPTARNIVAAALNLESEDLHEAYPLEVASNGLPYLLVPVRQRLKEARIVAPDFAELLASWGAKFVYLFQPETLEGRTWDNRGLVEDVATGSAAAPLCSYLVRHGCCQKEERIAISQGRYVGRPSRIYGWVAKNGTVTIQGDVAFFASGILSLGVLQHLAREAEEGGM; this comes from the coding sequence ATGCAGTATTTTCATGTAGATGTTTTTGCAGAGAAGCCTTTGCAAGGAAATGGCTTAACAGTGGTTTTCCCACCGTTGGATATGGTGAAAACAGCTGGCTTACTGGCTCTGGCGCAAGAATTTAAACAGTTTGAAAGCATTTTTTTGTATCGGAAAAAACTGGGGCTGGCGCGGGCGCGCATTTTTACAGTGGAGGAGGAACTGGCCTTTGCGGGACATCCTTTGTTAGGGGCGGCAGCGGTCTTGCATGAGTTGGACTATCCAGGAGCAGCGCAGGCGGAATTGAAGCTTGTTCTTTCTAGAAGCGAGGTGGTTTTGCGTTCAAAACGGCTGCCAGGAGCATTTCAAGTGGAGATGGATCTTGGGAAAACACAGTTTAGTCGCGTTCTCTCGCCGACGGCAAGGAACATAGTGGCCGCGGCGTTGAATTTAGAGTCGGAAGATTTGCATGAGGCGTATCCGTTAGAGGTGGCTTCTAACGGCCTGCCTTACTTATTGGTACCAGTGCGGCAGCGTCTGAAGGAAGCTAGAATTGTAGCGCCGGACTTTGCCGAGCTCTTGGCCTCGTGGGGAGCGAAGTTCGTGTACTTGTTCCAGCCGGAGACGCTGGAGGGGCGCACCTGGGATAACCGCGGTTTGGTGGAAGATGTGGCTACAGGGAGCGCCGCCGCTCCGTTGTGTTCTTATTTAGTGCGTCACGGCTGTTGCCAAAAAGAAGAACGTATTGCAATTAGCCAAGGACGTTACGTGGGAAGACCTAGTCGGATCTACGGCTGGGTCGCGAAGAATGGAACCGTGACCATTCAAGGCGATGTAGCTTTTTTTGCATCAGGAATATTGTCGTTAGGTGTTTTACAGCACCTTGCAAGAGAAGCGGAAGAGGGAGGAATGTGA
- a CDS encoding DUF362 domain-containing protein, giving the protein MEKAKVYFTNMRATSKMNLLQKLENLVKKAGMTDIDFKEKYAAVKIHFGEPGNLAYLRPNYAKVIVDVIKAQGGKAFLTDCNTLYVGRRKDALEHMDAAYENGFNPFATGCQIIIGDGLKGTDEAYVPVAGGEHVKEAKIGRAVMDADIFISLTHFKGHELTGFGGALKNIGMGCGSRAGKMEMHSDGKPRVREKSCVGCGACAKICAHSAITITEKKASIDHSICVGCGRCIGTCHFNAIAAAWDESNDVLNKKIAEYSWAVLNDRPHFHISLVVDVAPFCDCHAENDVPIIPDLGMFASFDPVALDMACADMANKAPAIPGSHLGEQLAARKDSTEADHFCTAHPETNWLSCVDHAEKLGLGTKKYELIEV; this is encoded by the coding sequence ATGGAAAAAGCAAAGGTCTATTTTACCAATATGCGAGCGACATCCAAAATGAATTTGCTCCAAAAGCTGGAGAATTTGGTCAAAAAAGCGGGGATGACCGATATTGACTTTAAGGAAAAGTATGCGGCCGTCAAGATTCATTTTGGCGAGCCGGGCAACTTGGCCTATTTGCGCCCCAATTATGCCAAGGTTATTGTGGACGTAATTAAGGCGCAGGGCGGCAAGGCATTCTTGACGGACTGCAATACCCTCTATGTAGGGCGGCGTAAAGATGCGTTGGAGCATATGGATGCTGCCTATGAAAACGGCTTTAATCCCTTTGCAACGGGCTGTCAGATTATTATCGGCGACGGTCTTAAGGGAACGGATGAAGCCTATGTACCGGTAGCCGGCGGCGAGCATGTTAAAGAAGCGAAGATTGGCCGGGCCGTTATGGACGCGGATATTTTTATCAGCTTGACCCATTTTAAAGGGCACGAATTGACCGGCTTTGGCGGCGCCTTGAAAAATATCGGCATGGGCTGTGGTTCCAGAGCCGGTAAAATGGAAATGCACAGCGACGGCAAACCGCGAGTACGGGAAAAATCTTGTGTAGGTTGCGGCGCTTGCGCTAAAATTTGCGCTCATAGCGCTATTACAATCACTGAGAAAAAAGCCAGCATCGATCATTCCATTTGTGTAGGCTGCGGTCGCTGTATCGGAACCTGTCATTTCAACGCCATTGCGGCGGCGTGGGACGAATCAAACGATGTCTTAAATAAGAAAATTGCCGAATATTCCTGGGCGGTGCTGAATGACCGGCCGCACTTCCATATTAGCTTGGTTGTGGATGTGGCGCCGTTCTGCGATTGTCATGCGGAAAACGACGTGCCGATTATTCCGGATTTAGGCATGTTTGCTTCCTTTGACCCGGTGGCGCTGGATATGGCCTGTGCAGACATGGCTAACAAGGCGCCAGCCATTCCCGGCAGTCATTTGGGCGAGCAACTGGCCGCTCGCAAAGATAGCACAGAGGCGGATCATTTCTGTACGGCCCATCCGGAAACCAACTGGCTGTCCTGCGTGGACCATGCGGAAAAGCTGGGGTTAGGCACGAAAAAGTATGAACTCATTGAGGTCTAA
- a CDS encoding alpha/beta fold hydrolase, with amino-acid sequence MNAVWGKVLRRLGVALLSLSVFILGISGYVGWNLTHPPKKALQTTPAAVGLPYEPVSFVSREDGLVLQGWLLRSPENRLTVICSHGYRQNREQADVPLLPLAKVLVEHGMNVLLFDYRNSGESAGEMTSVGQYEVRDLLGAVDYVHSRQELNPKVALLGFSMGAATAILAGAAEPTVAAVVADAPFADLTRYLEANFSVWTGLPAVPFNRTILAVTPILTGLQPEKVSPVQVVGMFAGRPLLLIHGEADDDIAPENSRELQQAYPAAELLLVASARHVKSYQQESVRYEAALLNFLQKVELAH; translated from the coding sequence ATGAACGCGGTCTGGGGAAAGGTGTTGCGAAGACTAGGCGTCGCCTTGCTTAGCCTTAGCGTGTTTATCTTGGGGATTTCCGGGTATGTAGGCTGGAATTTGACCCATCCGCCGAAGAAAGCGCTGCAGACAACGCCGGCGGCAGTTGGCTTGCCTTATGAACCGGTGAGCTTTGTCAGTCGTGAGGATGGTTTGGTTTTGCAGGGCTGGCTGCTTAGGTCGCCGGAAAACCGCTTGACCGTAATTTGCTCGCACGGGTACCGGCAAAATCGCGAGCAGGCGGATGTGCCATTGTTGCCGCTAGCGAAGGTATTGGTGGAGCACGGCATGAACGTGCTGCTTTTCGATTATCGCAATAGCGGTGAATCAGCAGGGGAGATGACTTCGGTGGGGCAGTATGAAGTGAGGGATCTGCTAGGGGCGGTGGACTATGTGCATAGCCGCCAAGAGTTGAATCCTAAGGTGGCGCTGCTGGGCTTTTCCATGGGAGCGGCAACGGCTATTCTGGCAGGGGCGGCGGAACCAACGGTTGCGGCGGTGGTTGCTGACGCGCCTTTTGCGGACTTGACACGGTATTTAGAAGCGAATTTTTCAGTGTGGACGGGGTTGCCGGCAGTGCCCTTTAATCGGACGATCTTGGCCGTAACTCCTATCTTGACGGGGTTACAGCCGGAAAAAGTAAGTCCTGTACAGGTTGTGGGAATGTTTGCGGGACGGCCGCTGCTCTTAATTCACGGCGAGGCGGATGATGATATAGCGCCGGAGAACAGCCGGGAACTGCAGCAGGCGTATCCGGCGGCGGAGCTGCTGCTCGTAGCTTCTGCGCGCCACGTGAAAAGCTATCAGCAGGAATCGGTGCGTTATGAAGCGGCGCTTTTAAATTTTTTGCAAAAAGTGGAGCTTGCCCATTGA